In a single window of the Panulirus ornatus isolate Po-2019 chromosome 23, ASM3632096v1, whole genome shotgun sequence genome:
- the LOC139756895 gene encoding synaptophysin-like protein 2 isoform X1, whose amino-acid sequence MEERRTEILNGVSAKLNIRTLKEPQIVMKILQCGCSIFTFLTTASFSTTFSFLVVCETRTIDKNTYLIEERISYPFWIGSVQSDYELCDRNYEQLHLSGDFSTNAVFFVVVGVMALLYAVFTMGVYICFIHIYSTRTWVPALDWFVHAAFTVLWLAASIAWIKGLVGMQIATYVPTIMEEHIDICGVFECQSPKEPDFSLLYVSITFGFVNVFLWATNFAFLYKETCFYKNRMSFDAGAADSSVPV is encoded by the exons ATGGAG gagaggagaactGAAATCCTGAATGGAGTATCAGCAAAGCTGAACATACGGACACTAAAGGAGCCTCAGATTGTGATGAAGATTTTACAGTGT GGATGCAGTATATTTACATTTTTAACAACTGCAAGCTTCAGTACTACCTTTTCCTTTCTTGTGGTATGTGAAACTCGTACCATTGACAAAAACACATATCTTATTGAGGAGAGAATTTCTTATCCATTTTG GATTGGTTCTGTACAGTCAGATTATGAGTTATGTGATCGGAACTATGAACAATTACATCTAAGTGGAGATTTCTCTACAAATGCAGTATTTTTTGTAGTTGTTGGAGTCATGGCCCTTCTGTATGCTGTTTTTACTATGGGTGTTTACATCTGTTTCATCCATATTTATTCCACCCGTACTTGGGTACCTGCTCTG GACTGGTTTGTACATGCTGCCTTCACAGTTCTGTGGCTAGCTGCAAGCATTGCTTGGATTAAAGGTTTGGTTGGTATGCAGATAGCCACTTATGTCCCGACTATCATGGAGGAACATATTGACATTTGTGGTGTTTTTGAATGTCAATCTCCAAAAGAGCCTGATTTCTCACTACTTTATGTGTCTATT ACTTTTGGATTTGTGAATGTGTTTCTGTGGGCCACAAACTTCGCATTTCTCTATAAGGAAACTTGCTTCTACAAGAACAGGATGAGCTTTGATGCTGGTGCTGCTGATTCTTCTGTACCTGTCTAA
- the LOC139756895 gene encoding synaptophysin-like protein 2 isoform X2, translating into MKILQCGCSIFTFLTTASFSTTFSFLVVCETRTIDKNTYLIEERISYPFWIGSVQSDYELCDRNYEQLHLSGDFSTNAVFFVVVGVMALLYAVFTMGVYICFIHIYSTRTWVPALDWFVHAAFTVLWLAASIAWIKGLVGMQIATYVPTIMEEHIDICGVFECQSPKEPDFSLLYVSITFGFVNVFLWATNFAFLYKETCFYKNRMSFDAGAADSSVPV; encoded by the exons ATGAAGATTTTACAGTGT GGATGCAGTATATTTACATTTTTAACAACTGCAAGCTTCAGTACTACCTTTTCCTTTCTTGTGGTATGTGAAACTCGTACCATTGACAAAAACACATATCTTATTGAGGAGAGAATTTCTTATCCATTTTG GATTGGTTCTGTACAGTCAGATTATGAGTTATGTGATCGGAACTATGAACAATTACATCTAAGTGGAGATTTCTCTACAAATGCAGTATTTTTTGTAGTTGTTGGAGTCATGGCCCTTCTGTATGCTGTTTTTACTATGGGTGTTTACATCTGTTTCATCCATATTTATTCCACCCGTACTTGGGTACCTGCTCTG GACTGGTTTGTACATGCTGCCTTCACAGTTCTGTGGCTAGCTGCAAGCATTGCTTGGATTAAAGGTTTGGTTGGTATGCAGATAGCCACTTATGTCCCGACTATCATGGAGGAACATATTGACATTTGTGGTGTTTTTGAATGTCAATCTCCAAAAGAGCCTGATTTCTCACTACTTTATGTGTCTATT ACTTTTGGATTTGTGAATGTGTTTCTGTGGGCCACAAACTTCGCATTTCTCTATAAGGAAACTTGCTTCTACAAGAACAGGATGAGCTTTGATGCTGGTGCTGCTGATTCTTCTGTACCTGTCTAA